In Elusimicrobiota bacterium, the following proteins share a genomic window:
- the nusB gene encoding transcription antitermination factor NusB has product MSKRRLARENCLQSLYVADIGAYGPDSVLASFQMTDFALEGKTFDFYKELFAATISNLEKIDSIIRSTSTNWDLARMSATDRSILRMAVCELMVLADAPPPVVIDEAIELAKKYSTENSGKFVNGVLDSVAKNNDLLNKNPVK; this is encoded by the coding sequence ATGAGCAAACGACGGCTTGCCAGAGAAAACTGCCTGCAGTCACTGTATGTGGCCGACATCGGCGCTTACGGTCCCGACAGCGTGCTGGCCAGTTTTCAGATGACCGATTTCGCCCTTGAGGGAAAAACCTTCGATTTTTACAAAGAGCTTTTTGCCGCCACTATTTCCAACCTTGAAAAAATAGATTCCATCATCCGTTCCACCAGCACCAACTGGGACCTGGCCAGGATGTCGGCCACTGACCGCTCCATACTGCGCATGGCGGTCTGCGAACTGATGGTGCTCGCAGACGCGCCGCCGCCTGTGGTCATAGACGAGGCCATAGAACTGGCTAAAAAATATTCCACCGAGAATTCCGGAAAATTCGTGAACGGCGTGCTGGACAGCGTGGCCAAGAACAACGATCTGCTAAATAAAAATCCCGTAAAATGA
- a CDS encoding MotA/TolQ/ExbB proton channel family protein, giving the protein MELGTIIGAGAFVILLILGVASGQLSSSMVNMHAVFVVVGGGMVAILINTPLKYLIKAFTELKALIFYDNIADIHKVIPVITGLAEQCRMKGLSALKNADPTVANGFLTRASMAALEYNDYNFVKQVMEQEINQAADETNELANVYRTMSILMPMFGLMGTLIGIIGVLRDLSNPENVGPAMGVAITSAFYGIFMANMVCVPIAGKIRSKIWLDVKLKSMILDGVLEIMKGSIPIVVERRLQSYIV; this is encoded by the coding sequence ATGGAACTTGGCACTATTATCGGCGCGGGAGCTTTCGTAATCCTGCTTATCCTGGGCGTAGCTTCCGGCCAGCTTTCTTCGTCCATGGTGAACATGCACGCCGTCTTCGTAGTGGTGGGGGGAGGTATGGTGGCGATACTGATCAATACGCCGCTCAAATACCTGATAAAGGCCTTCACGGAACTGAAAGCCCTTATTTTCTACGATAATATAGCCGACATACATAAGGTTATCCCCGTTATAACCGGCCTGGCGGAGCAGTGCAGGATGAAAGGCCTGTCCGCCCTTAAGAACGCGGACCCCACCGTAGCGAACGGCTTTCTGACCCGCGCTTCGATGGCCGCGCTGGAGTACAATGACTACAATTTCGTCAAGCAGGTCATGGAACAGGAGATAAACCAGGCGGCGGACGAGACCAACGAATTGGCCAATGTCTACCGCACCATGAGCATCCTGATGCCCATGTTCGGCCTGATGGGCACGCTGATAGGCATCATCGGAGTGCTGCGCGACCTTTCCAACCCGGAGAACGTGGGCCCGGCCATGGGTGTGGCCATAACCTCCGCTTTTTACGGCATATTTATGGCTAATATGGTCTGCGTGCCGATAGCCGGCAAGATCCGCTCCAAGATCTGGCTGGACGTGAAGCTGAAGTCCATGATCCTGGACGGCGTGCTGGAAATAATGAAAGGCAGCATACCTATAGTGGTGGAGCGGAGGCTGCAGTCTTATATAGTGTAA
- a CDS encoding PorV/PorQ family protein has translation MKRENLVRLIEILAAQIICAAGFFCVSVNAGSPGTTAASFLNFTPSPRASAMGESYTSVTEDAYAAYWNPAGLASVEQREFVATYDASFSDVAHQYVSVAYPLSYGSTLDLSITRLTVAPFQGYDAAGFKTKNIQSSDMAIAASYGRTLMKDEIERPVLNLGATLKSVSETLDSVSAATFAMDLGAIYYLRPAKYWMRKVPAQEVRFAFTVRNLGPGLKFDKLSSPLPLSVTLGSSWLSHPKGDSSLILSMDNTFSNYDKYTINLGAEYEAFQLLSFRAGYRTGQTIGSGVRFGFGFKFSFVDLDYSMSPFGDLGAMHKFGMTMKFGATTARSPLAGKTQRVENARLITTKDKIEKLQVFANDFIELAKKDLDKRRYVSAEANLNKAFNLEPGLKTGEWGEKAGRLSEIIKDLQLKDTPGLEEVFAKNNEQADAGHETVMAYVNGNDRKAFLLAHAAWGSNISGDAVFEKLLNVMSQLTHDNIRRDEILPKTALVKEKLRKAASAFYIREFTVAVRECEEAVLLDDTNTMAWTRLGSAYFMMGDKEKTKKAYVKALRLNPGDNVVRQFMESQGWK, from the coding sequence ATGAAACGCGAAAACCTCGTAAGACTGATAGAAATACTCGCAGCGCAAATCATTTGCGCGGCAGGTTTTTTTTGCGTTTCCGTCAATGCCGGCAGTCCCGGCACCACCGCCGCTTCTTTCCTGAATTTCACGCCCAGCCCCCGCGCCAGCGCGATGGGGGAATCCTACACCTCGGTGACCGAGGACGCCTACGCCGCGTACTGGAATCCGGCGGGCCTGGCGAGCGTAGAGCAGCGCGAATTCGTGGCCACCTACGACGCCTCTTTTTCGGACGTCGCGCACCAATATGTTTCCGTGGCTTACCCGCTGAGCTACGGCTCCACGCTGGACCTCAGCATAACCCGGCTGACCGTGGCCCCTTTCCAGGGCTATGACGCGGCGGGTTTCAAGACAAAGAACATCCAGTCGTCCGACATGGCGATAGCCGCCTCTTACGGCCGCACGCTGATGAAGGACGAGATAGAGCGCCCGGTTCTCAACCTCGGAGCCACCCTCAAGAGCGTGAGCGAGACGCTGGACAGCGTTTCCGCCGCCACCTTCGCTATGGACCTTGGCGCGATATATTATTTAAGGCCCGCCAAATACTGGATGCGGAAAGTCCCGGCCCAGGAGGTCAGGTTCGCGTTCACGGTCCGGAACCTCGGCCCCGGCCTCAAATTTGACAAGCTCTCATCCCCGCTGCCGTTGTCCGTCACGCTGGGCTCTTCCTGGCTCTCTCATCCCAAGGGCGATTCAAGCCTTATATTGAGCATGGACAACACCTTCTCCAATTACGATAAATATACCATCAACCTGGGCGCCGAATACGAGGCGTTCCAACTGCTGTCGTTCCGGGCCGGCTACAGGACCGGCCAGACCATCGGCTCCGGGGTCCGGTTCGGCTTCGGCTTCAAGTTTTCATTCGTGGACCTGGATTACTCGATGTCGCCTTTCGGGGACTTGGGCGCCATGCATAAATTCGGCATGACCATGAAGTTCGGGGCTACGACCGCGCGCTCACCGCTGGCCGGGAAAACACAGCGCGTTGAAAACGCAAGGCTGATAACCACGAAAGATAAGATCGAGAAGCTCCAGGTGTTCGCCAACGACTTCATAGAACTGGCCAAAAAAGACCTCGATAAGCGCCGGTACGTGTCCGCCGAAGCCAACTTGAACAAAGCCTTCAACCTGGAGCCCGGCCTGAAAACCGGCGAGTGGGGCGAGAAAGCGGGCCGCCTGTCGGAGATAATAAAAGACCTGCAGTTAAAGGACACCCCCGGCCTCGAAGAGGTTTTTGCGAAGAACAACGAGCAGGCCGATGCCGGCCACGAGACCGTCATGGCATACGTGAACGGCAACGACCGCAAAGCGTTCCTGCTGGCTCACGCGGCCTGGGGCTCCAACATCAGCGGCGATGCCGTGTTCGAAAAACTGCTGAACGTGATGAGCCAGCTGACCCATGACAACATAAGGCGCGATGAGATACTGCCTAAGACCGCCCTTGTCAAGGAAAAGCTCCGGAAAGCGGCCTCCGCTTTCTACATAAGGGAGTTCACCGTGGCGGTAAGGGAGTGCGAAGAAGCGGTTCTCCTGGACGACACCAATACCATGGCCTGGACCAGGCTGGGTTCCGCGTACTTCATGATGGGCGATAAGGAAAAGACGAAGAAGGCCTACGTGAAAGCGCTCAGGCTGAATCCCGGCGACAACGTGGTCAGGCAGTTCATGGAATCACAGGGGTGGAAGTAA
- a CDS encoding HAMP domain-containing sensor histidine kinase, whose protein sequence is MEFLAIVFIPMILLLLGAAFLVVSQVSGFVQSGSLNQRQYVSNMIIQQYMAQIAMAQSQIFQRNRELEVLSSKLVFSNQELSRLNDMKSKFLSMVVHEVRTPLGSIRGFTELLLKRGVGEKEEQYLKNIVLSSDQMGRLIADLTDLAIIEAGKLKMEKAVFDYADIARDILPGVSINAQKKGVELSVGELPADCRVNGDKFRLSQVLMNLLNNAIKFTPAGKRVELTMRREGRYLAAYVKDSGIGIHPSETKRIFEKFYQAKYQKDEKLRKQGWGLGLAIAQEVVKAHKGDIGVTSPGLGKGSTFWFKVPVGV, encoded by the coding sequence ATGGAGTTTCTCGCTATAGTCTTCATTCCGATGATCCTCCTGCTGCTCGGGGCGGCTTTCCTGGTGGTGTCGCAGGTTTCCGGTTTCGTGCAGTCCGGCTCGCTGAACCAGCGCCAGTATGTTTCCAACATGATCATTCAGCAGTACATGGCGCAGATCGCCATGGCGCAGAGCCAGATCTTCCAGCGCAACCGCGAGCTGGAAGTCCTCTCGTCAAAACTGGTGTTTTCCAACCAGGAGCTGAGCCGCCTTAACGACATGAAATCCAAGTTCCTGTCCATGGTCGTGCACGAAGTCAGGACCCCGCTGGGTTCCATCAGGGGCTTCACCGAACTGCTGCTCAAGAGGGGCGTGGGGGAAAAAGAGGAGCAGTACCTTAAGAATATCGTTTTGTCCAGCGATCAGATGGGCCGCCTGATTGCCGACCTTACCGACCTGGCCATAATAGAGGCGGGCAAGCTGAAGATGGAAAAGGCGGTCTTCGACTACGCCGATATAGCCAGGGATATTCTGCCGGGTGTTTCCATAAACGCGCAGAAAAAAGGCGTGGAACTCAGTGTCGGCGAGCTGCCCGCCGACTGCCGGGTGAACGGCGACAAATTCAGGCTCTCGCAGGTCCTGATGAATCTGCTCAACAATGCCATAAAGTTCACGCCCGCCGGTAAGAGGGTGGAACTGACCATGCGCAGGGAGGGGAGATATCTCGCCGCGTACGTGAAAGACTCGGGTATCGGCATCCATCCGAGCGAGACAAAGAGGATCTTTGAAAAATTCTACCAGGCAAAATATCAGAAAGACGAAAAGCTCCGCAAGCAGGGATGGGGCCTCGGCCTTGCCATAGCCCAGGAGGTGGTCAAGGCGCACAAGGGCGACATCGGCGTCACCAGCCCGGGCCTTGGAAAAGGCTCCACTTTCTGGTTTAAGGTTCCCGTCGGAGTATAA
- a CDS encoding OmpA family protein, which produces MIYKNRRDELENQLNRGALWAVTYGDLMSYLMIFFLVLFSFSIAKTDKAKSRKYEESLVNIQKAFGGKIDTKRIERAKVQEQEDNVANNIKKSMESNQMSNLVAIDSNERRVRLVLTEAVLFDSGKSDLKERAKEILRPIAEELKKMPNDVLVEGHTDNVPIHKGRYATNWELSMARAYSVIKFLEGTGMSPKRLAGIGYGENRPVGENTTLEGRAKNRRIEISLLKTE; this is translated from the coding sequence ATGATATATAAGAACCGGCGGGATGAGCTGGAAAACCAGTTGAACAGAGGCGCTCTTTGGGCCGTCACCTACGGCGACCTGATGAGCTACCTGATGATATTTTTTCTCGTCCTCTTTTCTTTCTCCATCGCCAAGACGGATAAGGCCAAAAGCCGCAAATACGAAGAGTCTCTCGTCAACATCCAGAAGGCTTTCGGCGGCAAGATAGACACAAAGCGCATTGAGCGCGCCAAAGTCCAGGAACAGGAAGACAACGTGGCCAACAATATCAAGAAAAGCATGGAGAGCAATCAGATGTCCAACCTGGTCGCGATAGACTCCAACGAGCGCCGGGTGAGGCTGGTTCTCACCGAGGCGGTGCTTTTTGACTCCGGCAAATCGGACTTGAAAGAGAGGGCTAAAGAAATTCTCAGGCCGATAGCCGAGGAACTCAAAAAAATGCCTAACGACGTGCTGGTGGAGGGACACACCGACAATGTTCCCATACACAAGGGCCGTTACGCCACAAATTGGGAATTGTCGATGGCCAGGGCCTACAGCGTCATAAAATTCCTGGAAGGAACGGGAATGAGCCCCAAGAGGCTGGCCGGCATCGGATACGGCGAGAACCGTCCGGTGGGGGAAAACACCACTTTGGAAGGACGCGCCAAGAACCGCCGCATAGAGATCTCGCTGCTGAAGACCGAATAA